From a single Homo sapiens chromosome 19 genomic scaffold, GRCh38.p14 alternate locus group ALT_REF_LOCI_2 HSCHR19LRC_COX2_CTG3_1 genomic region:
- the OSCAR gene encoding osteoclast-associated immunoglobulin-like receptor isoform 7 precursor (isoform 7 precursor is encoded by transcript variant 7; The RefSeq protein has 1 substitution compared to this genomic sequence), with translation MALVLILQLLTLFPPASYHPKPWLGAQPATVVTPGVNVTLRCRAPQPAWRFGLFKPGEIAPLLFRDVSSELAEFFLEEVTPAQGGSYRCCYRRPDWGPGVWSQPSDVLELLVTEELPRPSLVALPGPVVGPGANVSLRCAGRLRNMSFVLYREGVAAPLQYRHSAQPWADFTLLGARAPGTYSCYYHTPSAPYVLSQRSEVLVISWEGEGPEARPASSAPGMQAPGPPPSDPGAQAPSLSSFRPRGLVLQPLLPQTQDSWDPAPPPSDPGV, from the exons ATGGCCCTGGTGCTGATCCTCCAGCTGCTGACCCTCT TCCCCCCAGCTTCATACCACCCTAAGCCATGGCTGGGAGCTCAGCCGGCTACAGTTGTGACCCCTGGGGTCAACGTGACCTTGAGATGCCGGGCACCCCAACCCGCTTGGAGATTTGGACTTTTCAAGCCTGGAGAGATCGCTCCCCTTCTCTTCCGGGATGTGTCCTCCGAGCTGGCAGAATTCTTTCTGGAGGAGGTGACTCCAGCCCAAGGGGGAATTTACCGCTGCTGCTACCGAAGGCCAGACTGGGGGCCGGGTGTCTGGTCCCAGCCCAGCGATGTCCTGGAGCTGCTGGTGACAG AGGAGCTGCCGCGGCCGTCGCTGGTGGCGCTGCCCGGGCCGGTGGTGGGTCCTGGCGCCAACGTGAGCCTGCGCTGCGCGGGCCGCCTGCGGAACATGAGCTTCGTGCTGTACCGCGAGGGCGTGGCGGCCCCGCTGCAGTACCGCCACTCCGCGCAGCCCTGGGCCGACTTCACGCTGCTGGGCGCCCGCGCCCCCGGCACCTACAGCTGCTACTATCACACGCCCTCCGCGCCCTACGTGCTGTCGCAGCGCAGCGAGGTGCTGGTCATCAGCTGGGAAGGTGAGGGCCCTGAGGCCCGGCCCGCCTCCTCCGCCCCAGGAATGCAGGCCCCAGGACCTCCgccctcagacccaggagcccaggcccccagcctctcctccttcAGACCCAGGGGTCTAGtcctgcagcccctcctccctcagacccaggattCCTGggacccagcccctcctccctcagatccAGGAGTCTag
- the OSCAR gene encoding osteoclast-associated immunoglobulin-like receptor isoform 4 precursor (isoform 4 precursor is encoded by transcript variant 4; The RefSeq protein has 1 substitution compared to this genomic sequence) has protein sequence MALVLILQLLTLWPLCHTDITPSVPPASYHPKPWLGAQPATVVTPGVNVTLRCRAPQPAWRFGLFKPGEIAPLLFRDVSSELAEFFLEEVTPAQGGSYRCCYRRPDWGPGVWSQPSDVLELLVTEELPRPSLVALPGPVVGPGANVSLRCAGRLRNMSFVLYREGVAAPLQYRHSAQPWADFTLLGARAPGTYSCYYHTPSAPYVLSQRSEVLVISWEDSGSSDYTRGNLVRLGLAGLVLISLGALVTFDWRSQNRAPAGIRP, from the exons ATGGCCCTGGTGCTGATCCTCCAGCTGCTGACCCTCT GGCCTCTGTGTCACACAGACATCACTCCGTCTG TCCCCCCAGCTTCATACCACCCTAAGCCATGGCTGGGAGCTCAGCCGGCTACAGTTGTGACCCCTGGGGTCAACGTGACCTTGAGATGCCGGGCACCCCAACCCGCTTGGAGATTTGGACTTTTCAAGCCTGGAGAGATCGCTCCCCTTCTCTTCCGGGATGTGTCCTCCGAGCTGGCAGAATTCTTTCTGGAGGAGGTGACTCCAGCCCAAGGGGGAATTTACCGCTGCTGCTACCGAAGGCCAGACTGGGGGCCGGGTGTCTGGTCCCAGCCCAGCGATGTCCTGGAGCTGCTGGTGACAG AGGAGCTGCCGCGGCCGTCGCTGGTGGCGCTGCCCGGGCCGGTGGTGGGTCCTGGCGCCAACGTGAGCCTGCGCTGCGCGGGCCGCCTGCGGAACATGAGCTTCGTGCTGTACCGCGAGGGCGTGGCGGCCCCGCTGCAGTACCGCCACTCCGCGCAGCCCTGGGCCGACTTCACGCTGCTGGGCGCCCGCGCCCCCGGCACCTACAGCTGCTACTATCACACGCCCTCCGCGCCCTACGTGCTGTCGCAGCGCAGCGAGGTGCTGGTCATCAGCTGGGAAG ACTCTGGCTCCTCCGACTACACCCGGGGGAACCTAGTCCGCCTGGGGCTGGCCGGGCTGGTCCTCATCTCCCTGGGCGCGCTGGTCACTTTTGACTGGCGCAGTCAGAACCGCGCTCCTGCTGGTATCCGCCCCTGA
- the OSCAR gene encoding osteoclast-associated immunoglobulin-like receptor isoform 6 precursor (isoform 6 precursor is encoded by transcript variant 6; The RefSeq protein has 1 substitution compared to this genomic sequence), with the protein MALVLILQLLTLWPLCHTDITPSVPPASYHPKPWLGAQPATVVTPGVNVTLRCRAPQPAWRFGLFKPGEIAPLLFRDVSSELAEFFLEEVTPAQGGSYRCCYRRPDWGPGVWSQPSDVLELLVTEELPRPSLVALPGPVVGPGANVSLRCAGRLRNMSFVLYREGVAAPLQYRHSAQPWADFTLLGARAPGTYSCYYHTPSAPYVLSQRSEVLVISWEGEGPEARPASSAPGMQAPGPPPSDPGAQAPSLSSFRPRGLVLQPLLPQTQDSWDPAPPPSDPGV; encoded by the exons ATGGCCCTGGTGCTGATCCTCCAGCTGCTGACCCTCT GGCCTCTGTGTCACACAGACATCACTCCGTCTG TCCCCCCAGCTTCATACCACCCTAAGCCATGGCTGGGAGCTCAGCCGGCTACAGTTGTGACCCCTGGGGTCAACGTGACCTTGAGATGCCGGGCACCCCAACCCGCTTGGAGATTTGGACTTTTCAAGCCTGGAGAGATCGCTCCCCTTCTCTTCCGGGATGTGTCCTCCGAGCTGGCAGAATTCTTTCTGGAGGAGGTGACTCCAGCCCAAGGGGGAATTTACCGCTGCTGCTACCGAAGGCCAGACTGGGGGCCGGGTGTCTGGTCCCAGCCCAGCGATGTCCTGGAGCTGCTGGTGACAG AGGAGCTGCCGCGGCCGTCGCTGGTGGCGCTGCCCGGGCCGGTGGTGGGTCCTGGCGCCAACGTGAGCCTGCGCTGCGCGGGCCGCCTGCGGAACATGAGCTTCGTGCTGTACCGCGAGGGCGTGGCGGCCCCGCTGCAGTACCGCCACTCCGCGCAGCCCTGGGCCGACTTCACGCTGCTGGGCGCCCGCGCCCCCGGCACCTACAGCTGCTACTATCACACGCCCTCCGCGCCCTACGTGCTGTCGCAGCGCAGCGAGGTGCTGGTCATCAGCTGGGAAGGTGAGGGCCCTGAGGCCCGGCCCGCCTCCTCCGCCCCAGGAATGCAGGCCCCAGGACCTCCgccctcagacccaggagcccaggcccccagcctctcctccttcAGACCCAGGGGTCTAGtcctgcagcccctcctccctcagacccaggattCCTGggacccagcccctcctccctcagatccAGGAGTCTag
- the OSCAR gene encoding osteoclast-associated immunoglobulin-like receptor isoform 5 precursor (isoform 5 precursor is encoded by transcript variant 5; The RefSeq protein has 1 substitution compared to this genomic sequence), with amino-acid sequence MALVLILQLLTLFPPASYHPKPWLGAQPATVVTPGVNVTLRCRAPQPAWRFGLFKPGEIAPLLFRDVSSELAEFFLEEVTPAQGGSYRCCYRRPDWGPGVWSQPSDVLELLVTEELPRPSLVALPGPVVGPGANVSLRCAGRLRNMSFVLYREGVAAPLQYRHSAQPWADFTLLGARAPGTYSCYYHTPSAPYVLSQRSEVLVISWEDSGSSDYTRGNLVRLGLAGLVLISLGALVTFDWRSQNRAPAGIRP; translated from the exons ATGGCCCTGGTGCTGATCCTCCAGCTGCTGACCCTCT TCCCCCCAGCTTCATACCACCCTAAGCCATGGCTGGGAGCTCAGCCGGCTACAGTTGTGACCCCTGGGGTCAACGTGACCTTGAGATGCCGGGCACCCCAACCCGCTTGGAGATTTGGACTTTTCAAGCCTGGAGAGATCGCTCCCCTTCTCTTCCGGGATGTGTCCTCCGAGCTGGCAGAATTCTTTCTGGAGGAGGTGACTCCAGCCCAAGGGGGAATTTACCGCTGCTGCTACCGAAGGCCAGACTGGGGGCCGGGTGTCTGGTCCCAGCCCAGCGATGTCCTGGAGCTGCTGGTGACAG AGGAGCTGCCGCGGCCGTCGCTGGTGGCGCTGCCCGGGCCGGTGGTGGGTCCTGGCGCCAACGTGAGCCTGCGCTGCGCGGGCCGCCTGCGGAACATGAGCTTCGTGCTGTACCGCGAGGGCGTGGCGGCCCCGCTGCAGTACCGCCACTCCGCGCAGCCCTGGGCCGACTTCACGCTGCTGGGCGCCCGCGCCCCCGGCACCTACAGCTGCTACTATCACACGCCCTCCGCGCCCTACGTGCTGTCGCAGCGCAGCGAGGTGCTGGTCATCAGCTGGGAAG ACTCTGGCTCCTCCGACTACACCCGGGGGAACCTAGTCCGCCTGGGGCTGGCCGGGCTGGTCCTCATCTCCCTGGGCGCGCTGGTCACTTTTGACTGGCGCAGTCAGAACCGCGCTCCTGCTGGTATCCGCCCCTGA
- the OSCAR gene encoding osteoclast-associated immunoglobulin-like receptor isoform 3 precursor (isoform 3 precursor is encoded by transcript variant 3; The RefSeq protein has 1 substitution compared to this genomic sequence), whose product MALVLILQLLTLWPLCHTDITPSVAIIVPPASYHPKPWLGAQPATVVTPGVNVTLRCRAPQPAWRFGLFKPGEIAPLLFRDVSSELAEFFLEEVTPAQGGSYRCCYRRPDWGPGVWSQPSDVLELLVTEELPRPSLVALPGPVVGPGANVSLRCAGRLRNMSFVLYREGVAAPLQYRHSAQPWADFTLLGARAPGTYSCYYHTPSAPYVLSQRSEVLVISWEDSGSSDYTRGNLVRLGLAGLVLISLGALVTFDWRSQNRAPAGIRP is encoded by the exons ATGGCCCTGGTGCTGATCCTCCAGCTGCTGACCCTCT GGCCTCTGTGTCACACAGACATCACTCCGTCTG TGGCCATTATAG TCCCCCCAGCTTCATACCACCCTAAGCCATGGCTGGGAGCTCAGCCGGCTACAGTTGTGACCCCTGGGGTCAACGTGACCTTGAGATGCCGGGCACCCCAACCCGCTTGGAGATTTGGACTTTTCAAGCCTGGAGAGATCGCTCCCCTTCTCTTCCGGGATGTGTCCTCCGAGCTGGCAGAATTCTTTCTGGAGGAGGTGACTCCAGCCCAAGGGGGAATTTACCGCTGCTGCTACCGAAGGCCAGACTGGGGGCCGGGTGTCTGGTCCCAGCCCAGCGATGTCCTGGAGCTGCTGGTGACAG AGGAGCTGCCGCGGCCGTCGCTGGTGGCGCTGCCCGGGCCGGTGGTGGGTCCTGGCGCCAACGTGAGCCTGCGCTGCGCGGGCCGCCTGCGGAACATGAGCTTCGTGCTGTACCGCGAGGGCGTGGCGGCCCCGCTGCAGTACCGCCACTCCGCGCAGCCCTGGGCCGACTTCACGCTGCTGGGCGCCCGCGCCCCCGGCACCTACAGCTGCTACTATCACACGCCCTCCGCGCCCTACGTGCTGTCGCAGCGCAGCGAGGTGCTGGTCATCAGCTGGGAAG ACTCTGGCTCCTCCGACTACACCCGGGGGAACCTAGTCCGCCTGGGGCTGGCCGGGCTGGTCCTCATCTCCCTGGGCGCGCTGGTCACTTTTGACTGGCGCAGTCAGAACCGCGCTCCTGCTGGTATCCGCCCCTGA
- the OSCAR gene encoding osteoclast-associated immunoglobulin-like receptor isoform 1 precursor (isoform 1 precursor is encoded by transcript variant 1; The RefSeq protein has 1 substitution compared to this genomic sequence), translating into MALVLILQLLTLWPLCHTDITPSVAIIVPPASYHPKPWLGAQPATVVTPGVNVTLRCRAPQPAWRFGLFKPGEIAPLLFRDVSSELAEFFLEEVTPAQGGSYRCCYRRPDWGPGVWSQPSDVLELLVTEELPRPSLVALPGPVVGPGANVSLRCAGRLRNMSFVLYREGVAAPLQYRHSAQPWADFTLLGARAPGTYSCYYHTPSAPYVLSQRSEVLVISWEGEGPEARPASSAPGMQAPGPPPSDPGAQAPSLSSFRPRGLVLQPLLPQTQDSWDPAPPPSDPGV; encoded by the exons ATGGCCCTGGTGCTGATCCTCCAGCTGCTGACCCTCT GGCCTCTGTGTCACACAGACATCACTCCGTCTG TGGCCATTATAG TCCCCCCAGCTTCATACCACCCTAAGCCATGGCTGGGAGCTCAGCCGGCTACAGTTGTGACCCCTGGGGTCAACGTGACCTTGAGATGCCGGGCACCCCAACCCGCTTGGAGATTTGGACTTTTCAAGCCTGGAGAGATCGCTCCCCTTCTCTTCCGGGATGTGTCCTCCGAGCTGGCAGAATTCTTTCTGGAGGAGGTGACTCCAGCCCAAGGGGGAATTTACCGCTGCTGCTACCGAAGGCCAGACTGGGGGCCGGGTGTCTGGTCCCAGCCCAGCGATGTCCTGGAGCTGCTGGTGACAG AGGAGCTGCCGCGGCCGTCGCTGGTGGCGCTGCCCGGGCCGGTGGTGGGTCCTGGCGCCAACGTGAGCCTGCGCTGCGCGGGCCGCCTGCGGAACATGAGCTTCGTGCTGTACCGCGAGGGCGTGGCGGCCCCGCTGCAGTACCGCCACTCCGCGCAGCCCTGGGCCGACTTCACGCTGCTGGGCGCCCGCGCCCCCGGCACCTACAGCTGCTACTATCACACGCCCTCCGCGCCCTACGTGCTGTCGCAGCGCAGCGAGGTGCTGGTCATCAGCTGGGAAGGTGAGGGCCCTGAGGCCCGGCCCGCCTCCTCCGCCCCAGGAATGCAGGCCCCAGGACCTCCgccctcagacccaggagcccaggcccccagcctctcctccttcAGACCCAGGGGTCTAGtcctgcagcccctcctccctcagacccaggattCCTGggacccagcccctcctccctcagatccAGGAGTCTag